A window of the Hordeum vulgare subsp. vulgare chromosome 5H, MorexV3_pseudomolecules_assembly, whole genome shotgun sequence genome harbors these coding sequences:
- the LOC123451758 gene encoding uncharacterized protein LOC123451758 isoform X2 produces MVSFNILNGAEEGPAASAVILKYELIYAPTLENGSDIQSSSATSSAAVHEFRIPRKALLGLHSYCPVHFDAFHAVLVDLTLHIVYLKAGANKSSLKIPDQGLRPTAHQIVKALLTSREMLLEELKKISGAVGKTIEDLDDADFSLGKYESLQSSKPVHPDSGKVFPVTTKGVGHLAGILHDFLERPNDVVDGTSDGMLYTLSSEELLELFITVSSQLSLLWNAFLKFHRINKTKIMDYLRDIWAVDRKAEWSIWTNHSKIEIPHRYLRSMSDDPSYRHSLLRVSGSRKFHEDPVQNSASRAELHRKSIAQMKINTRSVQDMHIYADPSRVPVVLIEQHVMVVPQHGSNKDFASSSSEQKDTIVLPKLQGEYLALKNINAKKGGRVLRAVIFVHGFQGHHLDLRLVRNQWLLLDPGAECLMSEANEDKTSGDFKEMGGRLAGEVVAFLKKKVDKLARHGGCKELKLSFVGHSIGNIIIRTALAEPALQPYLKNLYTYMSISGPHLGYWYSSNSLFNSGLWLLKKLKGAQCIHQLTFSDDQDPQNTFFYRLCKSKTLENFKNIILLSSPQDGYVPYHSARIELCPAASSDTSRKGQVFTEMLNNCLDQIRAPSSETRIFMRCDVNFDQSAHGRNLNTMIGRAAHIEFLETDIYAKFIMWSFPELFR; encoded by the exons ATGGTGTCTTTCAACATACTCAACGGTGCAGAAGAG ggTCCAGCAGCTTCTGCTGTGATATTGAAGTACGAGTTAATATATGCCCCAACACTGGAGAATGG ATCTGATATCCAATCTTCTAGTGCTACATCTTCAGCTGCCGTACATGAATTTAGGATCCCACGCAAAGCACTCCTGGGCTTACATTCATATTGTCCAGTTCACTTTGATGCATTCCACGCGGTGCTTGTCGATCTGACATTGCATATAGTGTACCTGAAAGCTGGTGCAAATAAATCATCATTGAAG ATACCAGATCAAGGTTTACGCCCAACAGCACATCAGATTGTCAAGGCATTATTGACTTCAAGGGAAATGTTACTTGAAGAATTGAAGAAAATCAGTGGTGCTGTTGGCAAAACAATAGAAGATTTAGATGATGCTGACTTTAGTCTTGGTAAATATGAGTCACTTCAGTCTTCAAAACCAGTCCATCCTGATTCTGGTAAAGTGTTCCCTGTAACTACCAAGGGTGTTGGGCATTTGGCTGGCATCTTACATGACTTTCTGGAG AGACCTAATGATGTCGTTGATGGCACTAGTGATGGTATGCTGTATACTCTTTCCAGTGAAGAGTTGTTAGAATTGTTTATAACCGTGAGCAGCCAACTTTCACTTCTATGGAATGCATTCTTGAAATTTCATAG GATAAATAAAACTAAGATAATGGATTACTTGCGGGACATTTGGGCCGTTGACAGGAAAGCAGAATGGTCAATCTGGACTAATCACTCTAAAATCGAGATTCCACACCGCTATTTGCGGAGTATGAGTGATGACCCATCTTACCGTCACTCCCTCCTGAGAGTTTCTGGTTCGaggaagtttcatgaagat CCTGTACAAAATTCTGCTTCACGGGCTGAGCTACACAGGAAGAGCATAGCCCAAATGAAG ATCAACACGAGGTCTGTTCAAGATATGCATATATATGCCGATCCTTCACGTGTCCCGGTTGTTCTTATAGAACAACATGTCATGGTTGTTCCACAACATGGTTCAAACAAGGATTTCGCATCAAGTTCTTCAGAACAGAAGGATACTATTGTGCTACCTAAACTACAAGGAGAGTATTTGGCGCtgaaaaatatcaatgctaaaaaaGGTGGACGCGTATTACGAGCTGTCATCTTTGTGCATGGATTTCAG GGACACCATTTGGATTTACGTCTTGTTAGAAATCAATGGCTTCTATTGGATCCTGGAGCTGAATGCCTAATGTCTGAGGCTAATGAAGATAAGACTTCTGGAGATTTTAAGGAAATGGGCGGCAGGCTTGCCGGGGAGGTTGTTGCATTCTTGAAAAAGAAAGTGGATAAGCTTGCAAGACATGGAGGCTGCAAAGAATTGAAGCTTAGTTTTGTTGGCCATTCCATTGGAAACATTATCATCAGAACTGCCTTAGCAG AACCTGCATTGCAGCCATACTTGAAGAACCTCTACACATACATGTCGATATCAGGGCCTCACTTAGGTTATTGGTACAGCTCAAATTCTTTGTTCAATTCTGGTCTCTGGCTTCTAAAAAAGCTTAAGGGGGCACAATGCATCCATCAGCTCACTTTCAGTGACGATCAAGACCCCCAAAATACCTTTTTCTATAGGCTTTGCAAG tcaaagacaCTAGAGAACTTCAAAAATATCATATTGTTATCGTCACCACAG GATGGGTATGTACCATATCATTCAGCAAGAATAGAGCTCTGCCCTGCTGCGTCGTCTGATACTTCAAGGAAAGGTCAAGTCTTCACGGAAATGCTGAATAATTGCTTGGATCAGATCCGTGCACCGTCGTCTGAAACCCGTATATTCATGAGGTGTGATGTTAATTTCGACCAATCTGCCCATGGGCGGAACCTCAACACAATGATTGGCAGAGCAGCCCACATAGAATTCCTGGAGACTGACATCTACGCCAAGTTCATCATGTGGTCCTTCCCTGAACTATTCCGATGA
- the LOC123451758 gene encoding protein FAM135B-like isoform X1 gives MFGRMKCLVGGAVDQGSPRGATRRVSPASGRVHNAAAGPGAKRAICFRPPDVMETVHEVAVYIHRFHNLDLFQQGWYQMKISAMWEEGESGSKTPASPARVVQYEAPDVGADDALGIWRIDDADNSFYTQPFRIKYARQDIYLSVMVSFNILNGAEEGPAASAVILKYELIYAPTLENGSDIQSSSATSSAAVHEFRIPRKALLGLHSYCPVHFDAFHAVLVDLTLHIVYLKAGANKSSLKIPDQGLRPTAHQIVKALLTSREMLLEELKKISGAVGKTIEDLDDADFSLGKYESLQSSKPVHPDSGKVFPVTTKGVGHLAGILHDFLERPNDVVDGTSDGMLYTLSSEELLELFITVSSQLSLLWNAFLKFHRINKTKIMDYLRDIWAVDRKAEWSIWTNHSKIEIPHRYLRSMSDDPSYRHSLLRVSGSRKFHEDPVQNSASRAELHRKSIAQMKINTRSVQDMHIYADPSRVPVVLIEQHVMVVPQHGSNKDFASSSSEQKDTIVLPKLQGEYLALKNINAKKGGRVLRAVIFVHGFQGHHLDLRLVRNQWLLLDPGAECLMSEANEDKTSGDFKEMGGRLAGEVVAFLKKKVDKLARHGGCKELKLSFVGHSIGNIIIRTALAEPALQPYLKNLYTYMSISGPHLGYWYSSNSLFNSGLWLLKKLKGAQCIHQLTFSDDQDPQNTFFYRLCKSKTLENFKNIILLSSPQDGYVPYHSARIELCPAASSDTSRKGQVFTEMLNNCLDQIRAPSSETRIFMRCDVNFDQSAHGRNLNTMIGRAAHIEFLETDIYAKFIMWSFPELFR, from the exons ATGTTCGGCCGCATGAAGTGCCTCGTCGGCGGCGCCGTTGACCAGGGCAGCCCGCGTGGAGCCACCAGGAGGGTTTCGCCGGCGTCCGGCCGCGTGCACAACGCCGCCGCGGGGCCGGGGGCCAAGAGGGCCATCTGCTTCCGCCCGCCGGACGTTATGGAGACGGTGCACGAGGTGGCCGTCTACATCCACCGCTTCCACAACCTCGATCTCTTCCAGCAAGG ATGGTACCAGATGAAGATTAGTGCAATGTGGGAGGAGGGTGAAAGCGGTAGCAAGACACCAGCTTCACCCGCAAGGGTAGTCCAGTACGAAG CTCCTGATGTCGGTGCGGACGATGCTTTAGGCATTTGGAGAATAGATGACGCTGATAACAGCTTCTACACACAGCCATTCAGAATCAAGTATGCTCGACAGGACATATATCTATCGGTTATGGTGTCTTTCAACATACTCAACGGTGCAGAAGAG ggTCCAGCAGCTTCTGCTGTGATATTGAAGTACGAGTTAATATATGCCCCAACACTGGAGAATGG ATCTGATATCCAATCTTCTAGTGCTACATCTTCAGCTGCCGTACATGAATTTAGGATCCCACGCAAAGCACTCCTGGGCTTACATTCATATTGTCCAGTTCACTTTGATGCATTCCACGCGGTGCTTGTCGATCTGACATTGCATATAGTGTACCTGAAAGCTGGTGCAAATAAATCATCATTGAAG ATACCAGATCAAGGTTTACGCCCAACAGCACATCAGATTGTCAAGGCATTATTGACTTCAAGGGAAATGTTACTTGAAGAATTGAAGAAAATCAGTGGTGCTGTTGGCAAAACAATAGAAGATTTAGATGATGCTGACTTTAGTCTTGGTAAATATGAGTCACTTCAGTCTTCAAAACCAGTCCATCCTGATTCTGGTAAAGTGTTCCCTGTAACTACCAAGGGTGTTGGGCATTTGGCTGGCATCTTACATGACTTTCTGGAG AGACCTAATGATGTCGTTGATGGCACTAGTGATGGTATGCTGTATACTCTTTCCAGTGAAGAGTTGTTAGAATTGTTTATAACCGTGAGCAGCCAACTTTCACTTCTATGGAATGCATTCTTGAAATTTCATAG GATAAATAAAACTAAGATAATGGATTACTTGCGGGACATTTGGGCCGTTGACAGGAAAGCAGAATGGTCAATCTGGACTAATCACTCTAAAATCGAGATTCCACACCGCTATTTGCGGAGTATGAGTGATGACCCATCTTACCGTCACTCCCTCCTGAGAGTTTCTGGTTCGaggaagtttcatgaagat CCTGTACAAAATTCTGCTTCACGGGCTGAGCTACACAGGAAGAGCATAGCCCAAATGAAG ATCAACACGAGGTCTGTTCAAGATATGCATATATATGCCGATCCTTCACGTGTCCCGGTTGTTCTTATAGAACAACATGTCATGGTTGTTCCACAACATGGTTCAAACAAGGATTTCGCATCAAGTTCTTCAGAACAGAAGGATACTATTGTGCTACCTAAACTACAAGGAGAGTATTTGGCGCtgaaaaatatcaatgctaaaaaaGGTGGACGCGTATTACGAGCTGTCATCTTTGTGCATGGATTTCAG GGACACCATTTGGATTTACGTCTTGTTAGAAATCAATGGCTTCTATTGGATCCTGGAGCTGAATGCCTAATGTCTGAGGCTAATGAAGATAAGACTTCTGGAGATTTTAAGGAAATGGGCGGCAGGCTTGCCGGGGAGGTTGTTGCATTCTTGAAAAAGAAAGTGGATAAGCTTGCAAGACATGGAGGCTGCAAAGAATTGAAGCTTAGTTTTGTTGGCCATTCCATTGGAAACATTATCATCAGAACTGCCTTAGCAG AACCTGCATTGCAGCCATACTTGAAGAACCTCTACACATACATGTCGATATCAGGGCCTCACTTAGGTTATTGGTACAGCTCAAATTCTTTGTTCAATTCTGGTCTCTGGCTTCTAAAAAAGCTTAAGGGGGCACAATGCATCCATCAGCTCACTTTCAGTGACGATCAAGACCCCCAAAATACCTTTTTCTATAGGCTTTGCAAG tcaaagacaCTAGAGAACTTCAAAAATATCATATTGTTATCGTCACCACAG GATGGGTATGTACCATATCATTCAGCAAGAATAGAGCTCTGCCCTGCTGCGTCGTCTGATACTTCAAGGAAAGGTCAAGTCTTCACGGAAATGCTGAATAATTGCTTGGATCAGATCCGTGCACCGTCGTCTGAAACCCGTATATTCATGAGGTGTGATGTTAATTTCGACCAATCTGCCCATGGGCGGAACCTCAACACAATGATTGGCAGAGCAGCCCACATAGAATTCCTGGAGACTGACATCTACGCCAAGTTCATCATGTGGTCCTTCCCTGAACTATTCCGATGA